One window of Thermococcus sp. JdF3 genomic DNA carries:
- a CDS encoding DUF424 domain-containing protein, with translation MIYVKIYRVQGEVLLAACDEELLGKTFREGDLKLEVKERFYRGELVEEDALGALLHEATIANLTGERCVSKAIELGYVDEDRVLRIQGVPHAQMARLFL, from the coding sequence ATGATATACGTTAAAATATACCGGGTTCAGGGGGAGGTTCTCCTCGCGGCCTGCGATGAGGAGCTCCTCGGAAAGACCTTCAGGGAGGGCGACCTCAAGCTTGAAGTTAAGGAGCGGTTTTATAGGGGAGAACTGGTCGAGGAAGACGCCCTTGGGGCCCTGCTTCACGAAGCCACGATAGCCAATCTTACCGGCGAACGTTGTGTCTCCAAGGCAATAGAGCTTGGCTACGTTGATGAAGACAGGGTCCTCAGAATTCAGGGTGTTCCACACGCACAGATGGCCCGGCTCTTCCTCTGA
- a CDS encoding 60S ribosomal export protein NMD3, whose protein sequence is MSERFCYRCGISESEGGPLIDGLCQVCFRKENPVLLIEREINTELCQNCGSYRKRGVWVDPASYDLEELIFEVAENALLEALEDSFSEKIVEYEVVSPEELDEIDELPVGRAAVAFEPADFHLEHFPAIVTYGVRVKARIHELQRELHDETRYVTVYVRQTVCPRCSKFLGGYFEAILQVRAEGRPLTEEERKAIGKLVEEKVDEIMRRDRMGFIQDTIEKEEGMDFYMGSTSSARKLAQAIKERFGGTISEAYELVGVDRQTSREVHRASVSIRIPKFQRGDLVTDRRGNVYTVENVDGKGMTLTNLVTRETERRDWKTVKREGIEAVEGERKEAMVTSITPTEVQLMDMETYETYELEKPRMELREGEVYRMVEVGGRKYFLGRKE, encoded by the coding sequence ATGAGCGAGAGGTTCTGCTACCGGTGCGGGATAAGCGAGAGCGAGGGGGGCCCGCTGATAGACGGACTCTGTCAGGTCTGCTTCAGAAAGGAGAACCCGGTTTTGCTGATTGAGAGGGAAATCAACACGGAACTCTGCCAGAACTGCGGGAGTTACAGGAAGAGGGGCGTCTGGGTTGATCCGGCGAGCTATGACCTTGAGGAGCTTATATTCGAGGTGGCCGAAAACGCCCTCCTGGAGGCCCTCGAGGATTCTTTCAGCGAGAAAATCGTGGAGTACGAGGTGGTCTCCCCGGAGGAGCTTGACGAAATTGACGAGCTTCCTGTTGGACGGGCCGCGGTGGCCTTTGAACCCGCTGACTTTCACCTTGAACACTTTCCGGCGATAGTGACCTACGGGGTCCGTGTAAAGGCCAGGATTCACGAGCTCCAGCGCGAGCTCCACGACGAGACCAGATACGTCACGGTCTATGTCCGCCAGACCGTCTGTCCGCGCTGTTCCAAGTTCCTCGGCGGCTACTTCGAGGCCATACTCCAGGTCCGTGCCGAGGGCAGGCCGCTGACTGAGGAGGAACGGAAGGCCATAGGAAAGCTCGTCGAGGAGAAGGTGGACGAGATAATGCGCAGGGACAGGATGGGCTTCATCCAGGACACCATAGAGAAGGAGGAGGGCATGGACTTCTACATGGGCTCGACTTCAAGTGCCAGGAAACTCGCTCAGGCGATAAAGGAGCGTTTTGGGGGGACGATAAGTGAGGCCTACGAGCTGGTCGGCGTTGACAGACAGACCAGCAGAGAGGTTCACCGCGCGAGCGTGAGCATCCGGATTCCAAAGTTCCAGAGGGGCGATCTGGTGACGGACAGACGCGGTAACGTTTACACCGTGGAGAACGTGGACGGGAAGGGTATGACACTCACCAACTTGGTCACCCGTGAGACGGAGCGCCGCGACTGGAAGACCGTGAAGCGAGAGGGCATAGAAGCGGTGGAGGGCGAAAGAAAGGAAGCCATGGTAACCAGTATAACTCCGACCGAGGTCCAGCTAATGGACATGGAGACGTATGAAACCTATGAACTGGAGAAGCCGCGCATGGAGCTCAGGGAGGGTGAAGTCTATCGCATGGTGGAGGTCGGGGGCAGGAAGTACTTCCTCGGCAGAAAGGAATGA
- the cdr gene encoding CoA-disulfide reductase → MGKTVVIIGGGAAGMSAASRVKRLKPEWDVKVFEATEWVSHAPCGVPYVVEGISPKEKLMHYPPEVFIKKRGIDLHMRAEVVEVDQGAVRVREPDGEHTYGWDYLVFANGASPQVPAIEGCELEGVFTADLPPDAVAITEYMEKHDVRNVVVIGTGYIALEMAEAFVAQGKNVTLIGRSERILRKTFDKEITDIVEEKLKGALNLRLQELTMRFEGDGKVERVITDAGEYPADMVIVATGIKPNTELARELGVRIGETGAIWTNERMETSVENVYAAGDVAETRHLITGRRVWIPLAPPGNKMGYVAGSNIAGRDVIFPGVLGTSITKFLDLEIGKTGLTEAEAIREGYDVRTAFIKAGTKPHYYPGSKPIWLKGVVDNETNKLLGVQVVGAEILPRVDTAATMLTAGFTTKDAFFTDLAYAPPFAPVWDPLIVLARVLKF, encoded by the coding sequence ATGGGGAAGACGGTGGTTATCATAGGCGGTGGTGCGGCCGGAATGAGTGCTGCCTCTCGCGTTAAGAGGCTCAAACCCGAGTGGGACGTCAAGGTTTTCGAGGCAACGGAGTGGGTCAGCCACGCCCCCTGCGGCGTGCCCTACGTTGTCGAGGGCATCTCGCCGAAGGAGAAGCTCATGCACTACCCGCCGGAGGTCTTCATCAAGAAGAGGGGTATAGACCTCCACATGAGGGCGGAGGTTGTTGAGGTTGACCAGGGGGCGGTCAGGGTCAGGGAACCCGATGGGGAGCACACCTACGGGTGGGACTATCTCGTCTTCGCCAACGGCGCCTCCCCCCAGGTTCCGGCCATAGAGGGCTGTGAGCTTGAAGGCGTCTTTACAGCGGACCTTCCGCCCGATGCCGTTGCCATAACCGAGTACATGGAAAAGCACGATGTCAGGAACGTTGTTGTCATTGGAACAGGTTACATAGCCCTTGAGATGGCCGAGGCCTTCGTCGCCCAGGGTAAGAACGTCACCCTCATCGGCAGAAGCGAGCGTATCCTCAGGAAGACATTTGACAAGGAGATCACCGACATCGTTGAGGAGAAGCTCAAGGGCGCCCTCAACCTCCGCCTTCAGGAACTAACGATGCGCTTTGAGGGCGATGGAAAAGTCGAGAGGGTTATCACGGACGCCGGTGAGTACCCTGCGGATATGGTGATCGTGGCGACGGGCATAAAGCCCAACACCGAGCTCGCTAGGGAGCTGGGGGTCAGGATTGGAGAGACCGGGGCCATCTGGACCAACGAGAGGATGGAAACTAGCGTCGAGAACGTCTACGCCGCCGGTGACGTCGCTGAGACGAGGCACCTGATAACCGGCAGGCGCGTCTGGATACCGCTTGCCCCGCCCGGAAACAAGATGGGATACGTTGCCGGAAGCAATATCGCCGGAAGGGACGTGATCTTCCCGGGCGTTCTTGGAACGAGCATAACCAAGTTCCTCGACCTGGAAATAGGAAAAACCGGTCTAACCGAAGCGGAGGCTATCAGGGAGGGCTACGACGTCAGGACTGCCTTCATAAAAGCCGGCACAAAGCCGCATTATTACCCCGGTTCGAAGCCGATATGGCTCAAGGGGGTCGTTGACAACGAGACCAATAAACTCCTCGGCGTTCAGGTCGTCGGCGCCGAGATACTGCCCAGGGTCGACACGGCTGCAACGATGCTCACCGCGGGTTTCACCACGAAGGATGCCTTCTTCACGGATCTAGCCTACGCACCGCCCTTCGCCCCGGTCTGGGACCCGCTCATAGTTCTTGCCAGGGTTCTCAAGTTCTGA
- a CDS encoding MFS transporter, whose protein sequence is MSQRVAIAVRNASVANRYRYIPKMPRWFYSFVPFKVATGGSSALVSLYLLELGGNASTVGLTFALASLASMLGALFWGRVSDGTLRRKPFILLGFASVPLFLTAMAFVKTPAQLIAVNTVYAFFLASTLSVPIALVLRSVRKHSWDHAIGKFNEISGWGWVLGLVLGFGLSRFLTMPQLFLAFAILGLPSVFMGERMIREAPIYINRRAIKAFGNYVVEKARYFPSFILHTNFSLPEGLGRFYVAFLLFWIAAGLYFPQMPVLLTSEGYTREVVYLALIANSAVSAMNYTRVGAAMRGGKEGILKKGLLLRAGAFAAMVLGMLVSPALLPLAFASYILAGYSWAFIGISSTAIVSERAGEKEKGSAMGTYNVVSSAGYITGSAISGALISSTGFGAAFGLALALIGGSIALLKK, encoded by the coding sequence ATGAGTCAGAGAGTTGCCATCGCGGTGAGGAACGCATCGGTAGCAAACCGCTACCGCTACATCCCCAAGATGCCCAGGTGGTTCTACTCCTTCGTGCCGTTCAAGGTGGCCACCGGCGGAAGCTCCGCCCTGGTGAGCCTCTACCTCCTGGAGCTCGGGGGGAACGCCTCAACCGTTGGATTGACCTTCGCCCTTGCAAGCCTGGCCTCGATGCTCGGCGCGCTGTTCTGGGGCAGGGTGAGCGACGGGACACTGCGGAGGAAACCGTTCATACTCCTCGGCTTTGCCAGCGTTCCGCTCTTCCTCACGGCGATGGCCTTTGTGAAGACCCCGGCTCAGCTCATCGCGGTAAACACGGTATACGCATTTTTCCTCGCCTCCACCCTATCGGTCCCCATAGCCCTCGTGCTGAGGAGCGTCAGGAAGCACAGTTGGGACCACGCCATCGGCAAGTTCAACGAGATAAGCGGCTGGGGGTGGGTCCTTGGGCTGGTTCTCGGTTTCGGCCTGTCGAGGTTCCTGACCATGCCCCAGCTGTTCCTCGCCTTCGCCATCCTGGGCCTGCCCTCTGTCTTCATGGGGGAGCGGATGATACGGGAGGCTCCGATATACATCAACAGACGGGCTATCAAAGCGTTCGGCAACTACGTCGTCGAAAAGGCCCGCTACTTCCCCAGCTTCATACTCCACACCAACTTCAGCCTTCCAGAGGGCCTGGGGAGGTTCTACGTAGCCTTCCTGCTCTTCTGGATAGCGGCGGGCCTCTACTTCCCCCAGATGCCGGTGCTCCTCACGAGTGAGGGCTACACGAGGGAGGTTGTGTACCTGGCACTCATAGCCAACTCCGCGGTCTCGGCGATGAACTACACCCGCGTTGGGGCCGCAATGAGAGGCGGAAAGGAAGGAATCCTGAAAAAGGGACTGCTCCTCCGCGCCGGGGCCTTCGCTGCGATGGTGCTCGGAATGCTGGTCTCCCCAGCGCTGCTTCCGCTGGCTTTCGCCTCTTACATCCTGGCGGGCTACTCCTGGGCCTTCATCGGAATCTCCTCGACCGCCATAGTGAGCGAGAGGGCGGGAGAAAAGGAGAAGGGCAGTGCAATGGGGACTTACAACGTCGTCAGCTCGGCGGGATACATCACGGGCAGCGCCATAAGCGGGGCACTCATATCATCGACGGGATTTGGTGCGGCGTTTGGTCTCGCGCTTGCCCTGATTGGGGGGAGTATCGCCCTGCTGAAAAAGTGA
- a CDS encoding Rossmann-like domain-containing protein, whose amino-acid sequence MLLTEFKEKALRLIDEDLRVLDFSFGLPYTYVLVEGERGKALGVAMTLPEEIQRFDNSIEEPALEAFIEKADSLNVIERSLGLAAINAVSQYYIDLSSAKWIDAVELLDGDIEKVAVIGNMPPIVRALRERSLELYVFERNPKLWDRGTLSDSLEYWLLPEMDAVLASASCMINGTLDMLLDRAKNARIFLLTGPTGQVLPEFLQGTGVTHLASMKVVNIERAILQLKLGCFKGFSDESLKYVLEI is encoded by the coding sequence ATGCTGCTGACTGAGTTCAAGGAAAAGGCCCTGAGGCTCATCGATGAGGACCTCAGAGTCTTGGACTTCTCCTTTGGCCTCCCCTACACCTACGTGCTGGTTGAAGGGGAGAGGGGGAAAGCACTGGGGGTTGCCATGACCCTGCCAGAGGAGATACAGAGATTCGACAACTCCATCGAGGAGCCTGCTCTGGAGGCGTTCATTGAAAAGGCCGACAGCCTCAACGTCATCGAGAGGTCCCTCGGTCTGGCGGCGATAAACGCGGTTTCGCAGTACTACATCGACCTCAGCAGTGCAAAGTGGATTGACGCCGTGGAACTGCTCGACGGTGACATCGAAAAGGTAGCGGTCATCGGAAACATGCCGCCGATAGTCAGGGCCCTGCGGGAGAGGAGCTTGGAGCTCTACGTCTTCGAGAGAAACCCGAAGCTCTGGGACAGGGGAACGCTGAGCGATTCCCTGGAGTACTGGCTGCTGCCGGAGATGGACGCGGTGCTTGCGAGCGCCTCCTGCATGATCAACGGAACCCTCGACATGCTGCTTGACAGGGCAAAGAATGCCAGAATTTTCCTCCTGACAGGCCCCACAGGACAGGTTCTCCCGGAGTTCCTCCAGGGCACCGGGGTGACCCACCTGGCCTCGATGAAGGTCGTGAACATTGAAAGGGCGATACTCCAGCTGAAGCTCGGCTGCTTCAAGGGTTTCTCCGACGAGAGCCTGAAATACGTCCTCGAAATATGA
- a CDS encoding radical SAM protein — MIAFGPVPSRRLGKSLGVNNIPDKVCSYACVYCQIGRTLRMEVERRAFYEPELIFEEVSRKVEKAEAAGEELDYITFVPDGEPTLDLNLSREVEMLKSLGIPLAILTNSSLIWREDVGEELFEFDFVSMKLDAVSEPLWRRVDRPHKSLMLEKILDGMLEFRNDFDGTIVTETMLINIDYGSELERIADFLAELKPDRAYIGIPTRPPAEHWVEPADEETIHIAYQLFSERLGEERVEYLIGYEGNAFASTGNVEEDLLSITAVHPMREEAVRELLRKAGAGWDVVEGLLRNGKLIELEYGGRRFYMRALPSRRKP, encoded by the coding sequence ATGATAGCCTTCGGTCCGGTTCCATCGAGAAGGCTCGGCAAGAGCCTCGGCGTGAACAACATACCCGACAAAGTCTGCAGTTACGCCTGCGTCTACTGCCAGATAGGCAGAACCCTGAGGATGGAGGTGGAAAGGAGGGCGTTCTACGAGCCGGAACTGATCTTTGAGGAGGTTTCGAGGAAGGTCGAGAAGGCCGAAGCGGCCGGGGAAGAGCTGGACTACATCACCTTCGTTCCCGACGGGGAGCCGACGCTCGACTTAAACCTGTCCAGAGAGGTGGAAATGCTGAAGAGCCTTGGGATACCACTGGCGATACTCACGAACTCATCGCTGATATGGCGCGAGGACGTGGGGGAGGAGCTTTTTGAGTTCGACTTCGTCTCCATGAAGCTCGACGCGGTGAGCGAACCCCTCTGGCGGAGGGTGGACAGGCCCCACAAGAGCCTGATGCTTGAGAAAATCCTCGACGGCATGCTGGAATTCAGGAACGACTTCGATGGAACCATCGTCACCGAGACGATGCTAATAAACATCGACTACGGCAGCGAGCTCGAAAGAATAGCGGACTTTCTGGCGGAGCTCAAGCCGGACAGGGCGTACATAGGAATCCCAACGAGGCCTCCGGCCGAGCACTGGGTCGAACCGGCGGACGAGGAGACGATACACATCGCATACCAGCTGTTCAGCGAGCGCCTTGGGGAAGAGCGTGTCGAGTACCTCATAGGCTACGAGGGGAACGCCTTCGCCTCAACCGGGAACGTCGAGGAAGACCTGCTGAGCATAACCGCCGTGCACCCGATGAGGGAAGAAGCCGTGAGGGAGCTCCTGAGAAAAGCCGGGGCCGGCTGGGACGTGGTGGAGGGGCTCCTCAGGAATGGAAAGCTGATCGAACTCGAATATGGGGGAAGGCGCTTCTACATGCGCGCCCTTCCGAGCAGGAGAAAACCTTAA
- a CDS encoding potassium channel family protein translates to MCEYTYENGQRCRLKPIEGSTYCPLHIPYDEGENLLGDEIKRVKEETFLKRLRMGQTYFEGVYLYDVKISDFKAGKPIVFKNSHIRTILFDGVNVPGVTFYNSTVGRLVVFESELGTFTVHGSHVFGLNLLRVRFSNSVYIRNSSVRYVMINSTEYIGGGEGDEREYGERRTATGRIELSDLSEVRRIGINVRYPLLRRILEEHGIKPSESRERAVKATALVLRDIGFDQSARFKRQVRLSVRRFHGNLVLENLNVFGHAEILGSWLRNPEFVHTRVMGNLIFRKVSFHGDFAWNSTVLPDIPVELNVEGFVEVEDCKFNSHRAAEVLYRLARISWERNGDFERADRYYYLEMVAKRNSRLGGRRRGIKRLFMRMESAFEWLFADLTCKYGTDWKRPILIWLGAVNVFFPLLFFLTRSVEGISGSMGFLDYEYFSVVTATTLGYGDYHPIGVGRVIASVEALFGMFMWAVFLTVFARKYMR, encoded by the coding sequence ATGTGCGAGTACACCTACGAGAACGGGCAGAGGTGCAGGTTGAAGCCCATCGAGGGCTCCACCTACTGCCCCCTCCACATCCCCTACGACGAGGGCGAGAATCTTTTGGGGGATGAAATAAAAAGGGTGAAGGAGGAGACCTTTCTCAAAAGGCTCAGGATGGGCCAGACCTATTTTGAGGGTGTTTACCTCTACGACGTCAAAATAAGCGATTTCAAAGCCGGGAAACCGATAGTGTTTAAAAACTCCCACATCAGGACGATACTCTTCGACGGCGTTAACGTGCCGGGTGTAACCTTCTACAACTCCACGGTGGGCAGGCTGGTCGTCTTTGAGAGCGAGCTTGGAACGTTCACCGTTCACGGTTCCCACGTTTTCGGCCTGAACCTGCTGCGGGTCAGGTTCTCGAACTCGGTTTACATCAGGAATTCGAGCGTTCGCTACGTTATGATAAACTCGACCGAGTACATCGGCGGTGGAGAGGGGGATGAAAGGGAGTACGGGGAGCGCAGAACCGCGACCGGGAGGATAGAGCTGAGCGACCTGAGTGAAGTCCGCAGGATTGGAATAAATGTCCGCTACCCCCTCCTCAGGCGCATCCTCGAGGAACACGGCATAAAGCCATCCGAATCGCGCGAGAGGGCCGTTAAGGCCACCGCCCTCGTTCTCCGGGACATCGGCTTCGACCAGTCGGCGCGCTTCAAGAGGCAGGTCAGGCTGAGCGTGCGGCGGTTCCACGGCAACCTCGTGCTCGAGAACCTCAACGTCTTTGGCCACGCCGAAATCCTGGGAAGCTGGCTCAGGAATCCCGAGTTCGTGCACACGAGGGTCATGGGCAACCTGATATTCCGGAAAGTATCTTTCCACGGCGACTTCGCCTGGAACTCCACGGTTCTACCCGACATCCCGGTGGAACTCAACGTCGAGGGCTTCGTTGAAGTCGAGGACTGTAAGTTCAACAGCCACCGCGCGGCCGAGGTTCTCTACCGCCTCGCCAGGATAAGCTGGGAGCGGAACGGGGACTTTGAGAGGGCCGACCGCTACTACTACCTGGAGATGGTGGCCAAGAGGAACTCCCGGCTGGGTGGCAGGAGGAGGGGGATTAAAAGGCTCTTCATGAGGATGGAATCCGCCTTCGAGTGGCTCTTCGCGGATTTGACCTGCAAGTACGGCACCGACTGGAAGAGGCCGATACTCATATGGCTCGGCGCCGTCAACGTCTTCTTCCCCCTGCTGTTCTTCCTGACCCGGAGCGTTGAGGGCATCTCCGGAAGCATGGGCTTCCTCGACTACGAATACTTCAGCGTTGTTACCGCGACGACCCTTGGGTACGGCGACTACCACCCGATAGGTGTGGGGAGGGTTATAGCCTCGGTCGAAGCCCTGTTTGGCATGTTCATGTGGGCGGTCTTCCTGACGGTCTTTGCAAGGAAGTACATGAGGTGA
- a CDS encoding ATP-NAD kinase family protein encodes MRVGLIINPIAGMGGKVALKGTDGVVEEAIRRGARPIAADVARLFLHELSNYAEARDIEFLIGPGPLGEDLLAEFDFPYEVIRHREVGYREVLGVRIPDTDSDDTKELVKRMLGRVELIVFAGGDGTARDIVETIDEKTPLLGIPTGVKMYSGVFAYSPEDAARLLVEFLRGNANLGERDVRDIDEDAYRHDEVKARTYGRALVPVVETLIQGSKERIPVDEEDELDAIAEAVVEEILENDGIYFLGSGSTIKRIKDRLGIDGTLLGVDVVEVRNGRTRLLVRDAAEKDLLQFAGDSPRVMVTVIGGLGFIFGRGNQQFSAEVLRGIPKENIIVVATPSKLRNGSLRVYTGDREVDDKLRGYIRVRVSPWMERMVKVV; translated from the coding sequence ATGCGCGTTGGACTGATAATCAATCCCATAGCTGGAATGGGCGGGAAGGTGGCATTGAAGGGCACCGACGGCGTTGTCGAGGAGGCCATCAGGCGCGGGGCACGGCCCATCGCGGCCGACGTTGCGAGGCTCTTTCTCCACGAGCTGAGCAACTACGCCGAGGCCAGGGACATTGAGTTCCTGATCGGTCCCGGCCCCCTCGGAGAGGACCTTCTGGCGGAGTTCGATTTTCCCTACGAGGTGATAAGGCACAGGGAGGTAGGCTACCGCGAAGTGCTCGGCGTCAGGATTCCGGATACGGATAGCGACGACACGAAGGAGCTCGTGAAGAGAATGTTAGGACGGGTTGAGCTGATAGTCTTCGCCGGCGGCGACGGAACCGCGAGGGACATCGTGGAGACAATAGACGAGAAGACGCCCCTCCTCGGCATTCCAACCGGCGTCAAGATGTACTCAGGGGTTTTTGCGTATTCACCTGAGGATGCCGCGAGGCTCCTGGTGGAGTTCCTCAGAGGGAACGCCAACCTGGGGGAGAGGGACGTGAGGGACATAGACGAGGATGCCTACAGGCACGATGAGGTTAAGGCGAGAACCTACGGAAGGGCCCTCGTTCCGGTGGTTGAGACCCTGATCCAGGGCAGTAAGGAGAGGATTCCTGTCGATGAGGAGGACGAACTTGATGCGATAGCGGAGGCAGTGGTGGAGGAAATCCTCGAGAACGATGGAATATACTTCCTCGGTTCCGGCTCAACAATAAAAAGAATAAAAGACAGGCTCGGCATCGATGGAACGCTCCTTGGGGTCGATGTTGTGGAGGTCAGAAACGGGAGGACCAGACTCCTCGTAAGGGATGCAGCCGAGAAGGATCTTCTACAGTTTGCTGGAGATAGCCCGAGGGTCATGGTCACCGTAATAGGCGGTCTTGGGTTCATATTCGGCAGGGGAAATCAGCAGTTCTCGGCCGAGGTTCTGCGGGGGATTCCCAAGGAGAACATAATAGTTGTGGCAACGCCTTCCAAGCTCAGGAACGGCTCGCTCAGGGTTTACACCGGCGACAGGGAGGTTGATGACAAGCTGCGCGGCTACATCCGCGTCCGCGTCAGCCCCTGGATGGAGCGGATGGTGAAGGTCGTTTAG
- a CDS encoding cysteine desulfurase, protein MRIPEDVRKDIPLTNEVIYFDNTATSLTPKPVIEAMDEYYLRYRANVHRGVHRLSQMATHKYEESRKVVAEFINARFEEVVFTKNTSESLNLVALGLEHIFRPGEKIVTTPYEHHSDLLPWQRLAKKLGLKLEYIDGDDEGNLDLADAERKIRGAKLVAVQHVSNALGVIHEVEELGKMAKEEGAIFVVDAAQSAGHMEVDVRKMNADFLGLSGHKGPMGPTGIGVLYINEEFFDIFEPPLIGGGTIEDVGLEGYKLTEPPERFEAGTPNIGGAIGLAAGIRYIERIGLDKIERQEHKLVKRITEGLDELEVPWYGPRNLKKHAGVVSFNVPGLHPHDVAAILDENNIMVRSGHHCALPVMKKLGINGTVRASFHVYNSLEEVETFLGVMEGLVKSLRS, encoded by the coding sequence ATGAGGATTCCGGAAGATGTGAGAAAGGACATACCCCTTACGAACGAAGTTATCTACTTCGACAACACGGCAACCTCGCTGACGCCGAAGCCCGTGATAGAGGCGATGGACGAGTATTACCTCAGATACCGCGCCAACGTCCACCGCGGGGTTCACAGGCTCTCGCAGATGGCGACCCATAAGTACGAGGAGAGCAGGAAGGTCGTCGCCGAGTTTATAAACGCCAGGTTTGAGGAGGTGGTCTTCACCAAGAACACGAGCGAGAGCCTTAACCTCGTTGCCCTCGGTCTGGAGCACATATTCAGGCCGGGTGAGAAGATAGTAACGACACCCTACGAGCACCACTCCGATCTGCTCCCCTGGCAGAGGTTAGCTAAGAAGCTTGGCCTTAAGCTTGAGTATATAGACGGCGACGACGAGGGCAACCTCGATTTGGCCGATGCGGAGAGGAAGATTAGGGGAGCTAAGCTGGTGGCTGTGCAACACGTCTCCAACGCCCTCGGTGTCATCCACGAGGTCGAGGAGCTCGGAAAGATGGCGAAGGAGGAGGGGGCGATATTTGTTGTCGACGCGGCCCAGAGCGCCGGCCACATGGAGGTCGATGTCAGAAAGATGAACGCCGACTTCCTCGGGCTTTCGGGCCACAAAGGGCCGATGGGACCGACTGGAATAGGCGTTCTCTACATCAACGAGGAGTTCTTCGATATCTTCGAACCGCCGCTGATAGGTGGAGGAACGATAGAGGACGTTGGACTGGAGGGATACAAGCTCACCGAACCGCCCGAGCGCTTTGAAGCCGGAACTCCGAACATAGGCGGTGCGATAGGTCTCGCCGCTGGAATAAGGTACATCGAGAGGATAGGCCTCGACAAAATCGAGAGACAGGAGCACAAGCTCGTCAAGAGGATAACAGAGGGGCTCGACGAGCTGGAAGTGCCGTGGTACGGGCCGAGGAACCTAAAGAAGCACGCCGGAGTTGTGAGCTTCAACGTTCCGGGCCTTCACCCCCACGACGTGGCGGCGATACTTGATGAGAACAACATAATGGTAAGGAGCGGCCACCACTGCGCCTTACCAGTCATGAAGAAGCTCGGGATAAACGGCACGGTCAGGGCCTCGTTCCACGTCTACAACAGCCTTGAGGAGGTCGAGACCTTCCTCGGCGTCATGGAGGGGCTGGTAAAAAGTTTAAGGAGTTAA
- the hypE gene encoding hydrogenase expression/formation protein HypE, with protein MGEKIKLEHGAGGEIMEELLRDVILKTLSLKSAGGIGLDALDDGATIPFGDKHLVFTIDGHTVKPLFFPGGDIGRLAVSGTVNDLAVMGARPLALANSMIIGEGFDGEDLRRILRSMDETAREVPVPIVTGDTKVVEEDIGIFVVTAGIGIAERPISDAGAKVGDAVLISGTAGDHGIALMSHREGIAFETELESDVAPIWEVVEAVAETIGWENIHAMKDPTRGGLSNALNEMAKKANVGILIRESDVPVRPEVRAASDMLGINPFDVANEGKVVMAVAREYAEEALKAMRSTKRGRNAAIIGEVIGDYRGRVLVETGIGGKRFLEPPAGDPVPRVC; from the coding sequence ATGGGTGAAAAGATAAAGCTCGAACACGGAGCCGGCGGAGAAATAATGGAGGAGCTTTTGAGGGACGTTATTCTGAAGACGCTGAGCCTGAAATCGGCCGGGGGAATAGGGCTGGACGCACTCGACGACGGGGCAACGATACCCTTTGGCGATAAGCACCTCGTGTTTACAATAGACGGCCACACGGTCAAGCCGCTGTTTTTCCCCGGAGGGGACATTGGCAGATTGGCGGTTAGCGGAACCGTGAACGACCTCGCGGTGATGGGGGCGAGGCCACTGGCCCTGGCCAACTCCATGATAATCGGAGAGGGCTTCGACGGCGAAGATCTGAGGAGAATCCTTCGCTCGATGGATGAAACTGCACGGGAAGTCCCCGTTCCAATCGTCACCGGCGACACAAAGGTCGTCGAAGAGGACATCGGCATCTTCGTCGTGACAGCCGGGATAGGAATCGCAGAGAGGCCGATAAGCGACGCCGGAGCGAAGGTGGGCGATGCCGTTCTTATCAGCGGGACCGCTGGAGACCACGGCATAGCCCTGATGAGCCACCGCGAGGGCATAGCTTTCGAGACCGAGCTTGAAAGCGACGTTGCGCCGATATGGGAGGTCGTCGAGGCGGTTGCAGAGACCATCGGCTGGGAGAACATCCATGCGATGAAGGACCCCACCAGGGGCGGCTTGAGCAACGCCCTCAACGAGATGGCCAAGAAGGCCAACGTGGGAATCCTCATAAGGGAATCCGACGTACCGGTCAGGCCGGAGGTCAGGGCGGCAAGCGATATGCTGGGCATAAACCCCTTCGACGTGGCGAACGAGGGCAAGGTCGTCATGGCCGTTGCAAGGGAATACGCTGAGGAAGCCCTGAAAGCCATGAGGAGCACGAAGCGGGGAAGGAACGCGGCGATAATCGGCGAAGTCATAGGGGACTACAGGGGTAGGGTTCTGGTTGAGACCGGCATAGGCGGAAAGCGCTTCCTTGAGCCACCTGCCGGAGACCCAGTTCCGAGGGTCTGCTGA